In Anaerolineae bacterium, the sequence GCTGTTTGGCAACTTCCACCAGGCACATGCGGCACCCGCCCCAGGCAGAGAGGGCCGGGTGCTCGCACAGGGTGGGGATATCTACGCCGGCCGCGCGGGCGGCCTGCAAAATGGTCTGCCCGGTCTGGGCAGTGATCTTCTGACCGTTGATGGTGATATTCACCGTGGCCATCGGTCGCTTTGCCTCCTTGACACGTTCATGTGTTCCCTCGGTTCATCACGCCGGCTGGTGGGTCTTCTGCTGGGCGGCCATAACGGCGGCCTTATCCTTGCCCGTGACCTCCAGCCATTCCAGGTCGCACCGCAGACAGCGCCGGCATTCTTCCCTGGCCGCCTGCTCCGACAGCCCCAGCTCGACCTCGGCGAAAGTGCGGCGCCGCTCGGCCGGCTCCAGCTCCGGCATCTTGGGCCGGCGGGCGTTGACGTATTCTTCCATGTTGTAGGTCAGCTCGGGGAAGTGGTACGGCGGATTGTACTCCGGCTTGGTGGCCTTGCCGGTATGCAGGTAAGCATCTACGGACTGGGCCACCAGGTTG encodes:
- a CDS encoding (2Fe-2S)-binding protein; this encodes MATVNITINGQKITAQTGQTILQAARAAGVDIPTLCEHPALSAWGGCRMCLVEVAKQ